A genomic stretch from Heterodontus francisci isolate sHetFra1 chromosome 23, sHetFra1.hap1, whole genome shotgun sequence includes:
- the LOC137382869 gene encoding protein PML-like isoform X3 translates to MATGSEVRVEEYFQCLICNQPVTKPKLLLCLHTFCEDCLRKEYRGKGVKCPICEMVTAGDPTSLQDNILVANLQSKVNKQQQILASVELCCASCEDSTPPEFMCLECDKLLCTKCLHTHQVLMTDHKKHVQTLGTLRKLDSDEFLKILRRPKHLFCSTHDDQQLSLYCRTCSVWLCVLCLVLEHKDHNCSGIRKQIATQKNELREMLGAVQENETKFSKTQGDLEMLVDKLNGDKYKMEELIKARVIAAIEKVKEEENRLLNELKELHSAEIQKLQEGFTKTENVLKRMTVSKSLVSQLLRYATEQEVLELQGMIKTALNSLQKEKPLNVQMANTVIDFQECWVYPKKMLGNLIITKFRPDQRLPLPGCNPAASCSKEVMAHTSQTLCDKRKYDAAGERQPPKKQRVKEEPSNSAEGISTTFPNYHLNSPTPHIESVISCAEDDGKQTESVILDTVVELIHIDSEDSNCD, encoded by the exons ATGGCAACTGGATCAGAAGTAAGAGTTGAGGAATATTTTCAATGTTTGATTTGCAACCAGCCGGTCACTAAGCCCAAGCTTCTCCTCTGCCTTCACACCTTTTGTGAAGATTGCTTACGGAAAGAATATCGTGGGAAAGGTGTCAAATGTCCCATTTGTGAGATGGTGACCGCGGGAGACCCCACTTCCTTACAGGACAACATACTTGTGGCAAACTTACAGAGTAAAGTGAACAAGCAGCAGCAAATTCTAGCAAGTGTGGAGCTGTGCTGTGCTTCTTGTGAGGACAGTACTCCTCCAGAGTTCATGTGCCTGGAGTGTGATAAGCTCCTGTGTACAAAGTGCCTCCATACACATCAAGTGCTAATGACGGATCATAAGAAGCATGTTCAGACCTTGGGGACATTGAGGAAGTTGGATTCTGATGAGTTTTTGAAGATTCTTAGAAGACCAAAGCACCTTTTTTGCAGTACTCACGATGATCAGCAACTCAG TCTCTATTGTAGAACCTGCTCAGTCTGGTTGTGTGTCCTGTGTTTGGTGCTGGAACATAAGGACCATAACTGCAGTGGCATCAGGAAACAGATTGCCACACAGAAGAATGAGCTACGAGAGATGTTGGGTGCAGTGCAAGAGAATGAGACCAAGTTCAGCAAAACGCAGGGAGACCTGGAGATGCTCGTAGACAAGCTGAACGGTGACAAATACAAAATGGAAGAACTCATCAAAGCAAGAGTTATTGCTGCCATCGAAAAGGTTAAAGAGGAGGAGAACAGGCTACTAAATGAGCTGAAGGAACTCCACTCAGCTGAAATACAGAAGCTGCAGGAAGGTTTCACAAAGACAGAGAACGTGCTAAAAAGAATGACGGTGAGCAAAAGTCTGGTGTCCCAGTTGCTTCGCTATGCCACGGAGCAGGAGGTCTTGGAGCTGCAAGGAATGATTAAAACAGCACTCAACAGCCTCCAGAAAGAGAAGCCTCTCAATGTACAAATGGCGAACACGGTGATAGATTTTCAGGAGTGTTGGGTTTATCCAAAGAAAATGCTGGGCAATCTGATCATCACAAAAT TTCGACCAGATCAGAGGTTACCATTGCCTGGGTGCAATCCTGCTGCATCGTGTAGTAAAGAG GTTATGGCGCACACTTCTCAAACACTCTGCGACAAAAGAAAATATGATGCAGCCGGGGAAAGGCAACCCCCCAAAAAACAGCGTGTGAAAGAGGAGCCAAGTAACAGTGCAGAGGGAATTTCCACCACTTTTCCCAACTACCATTTGAACAGCCCTACCCCGCATATAGAGAGTGTTATTTCGTGTGCTGAGGACGATGGAAAGCAAACGGAATCCGTTATTCTGGACACAGTAG TGGAGCTTATACATATAGATTCCGAAGATTCCAACTGTGATTAG
- the LOC137382869 gene encoding protein PML-like isoform X2 gives MIDLQQPQPSSFVQVMATGSEVRVEEYFQCLICNQPVTKPKLLLCLHTFCEDCLRKEYRGKGVKCPICEMVTAGDPTSLQDNILVANLQSKVNKQQQILASVELCCASCEDSTPPEFMCLECDKLLCTKCLHTHQVLMTDHKKHVQTLGTLRKLDSDEFLKILRRPKHLFCSTHDDQQLSLYCRTCSVWLCVLCLVLEHKDHNCSGIRKQIATQKNELREMLGAVQENETKFSKTQGDLEMLVDKLNGDKYKMEELIKARVIAAIEKVKEEENRLLNELKELHSAEIQKLQEGFTKTENVLKRMTVSKSLVSQLLRYATEQEVLELQGMIKTALNSLQKEKPLNVQMANTVIDFQECWVYPKKMLGNLIITKFRPDQRLPLPGCNPAASCSKEVMAHTSQTLCDKRKYDAAGERQPPKKQRVKEEPSNSAEGISTTFPNYHLNSPTPHIESVISCAEDDGKQTESVILDTWSLYI, from the exons atgattgacctccaacaaccacaaccatcttcctttgtgcag GTTATGGCAACTGGATCAGAAGTAAGAGTTGAGGAATATTTTCAATGTTTGATTTGCAACCAGCCGGTCACTAAGCCCAAGCTTCTCCTCTGCCTTCACACCTTTTGTGAAGATTGCTTACGGAAAGAATATCGTGGGAAAGGTGTCAAATGTCCCATTTGTGAGATGGTGACCGCGGGAGACCCCACTTCCTTACAGGACAACATACTTGTGGCAAACTTACAGAGTAAAGTGAACAAGCAGCAGCAAATTCTAGCAAGTGTGGAGCTGTGCTGTGCTTCTTGTGAGGACAGTACTCCTCCAGAGTTCATGTGCCTGGAGTGTGATAAGCTCCTGTGTACAAAGTGCCTCCATACACATCAAGTGCTAATGACGGATCATAAGAAGCATGTTCAGACCTTGGGGACATTGAGGAAGTTGGATTCTGATGAGTTTTTGAAGATTCTTAGAAGACCAAAGCACCTTTTTTGCAGTACTCACGATGATCAGCAACTCAG TCTCTATTGTAGAACCTGCTCAGTCTGGTTGTGTGTCCTGTGTTTGGTGCTGGAACATAAGGACCATAACTGCAGTGGCATCAGGAAACAGATTGCCACACAGAAGAATGAGCTACGAGAGATGTTGGGTGCAGTGCAAGAGAATGAGACCAAGTTCAGCAAAACGCAGGGAGACCTGGAGATGCTCGTAGACAAGCTGAACGGTGACAAATACAAAATGGAAGAACTCATCAAAGCAAGAGTTATTGCTGCCATCGAAAAGGTTAAAGAGGAGGAGAACAGGCTACTAAATGAGCTGAAGGAACTCCACTCAGCTGAAATACAGAAGCTGCAGGAAGGTTTCACAAAGACAGAGAACGTGCTAAAAAGAATGACGGTGAGCAAAAGTCTGGTGTCCCAGTTGCTTCGCTATGCCACGGAGCAGGAGGTCTTGGAGCTGCAAGGAATGATTAAAACAGCACTCAACAGCCTCCAGAAAGAGAAGCCTCTCAATGTACAAATGGCGAACACGGTGATAGATTTTCAGGAGTGTTGGGTTTATCCAAAGAAAATGCTGGGCAATCTGATCATCACAAAAT TTCGACCAGATCAGAGGTTACCATTGCCTGGGTGCAATCCTGCTGCATCGTGTAGTAAAGAG GTTATGGCGCACACTTCTCAAACACTCTGCGACAAAAGAAAATATGATGCAGCCGGGGAAAGGCAACCCCCCAAAAAACAGCGTGTGAAAGAGGAGCCAAGTAACAGTGCAGAGGGAATTTCCACCACTTTTCCCAACTACCATTTGAACAGCCCTACCCCGCATATAGAGAGTGTTATTTCGTGTGCTGAGGACGATGGAAAGCAAACGGAATCCGTTATTCTGGACACA TGGAGCTTATACATATAG
- the LOC137382869 gene encoding protein PML-like isoform X1, whose protein sequence is MIDLQQPQPSSFVQVMATGSEVRVEEYFQCLICNQPVTKPKLLLCLHTFCEDCLRKEYRGKGVKCPICEMVTAGDPTSLQDNILVANLQSKVNKQQQILASVELCCASCEDSTPPEFMCLECDKLLCTKCLHTHQVLMTDHKKHVQTLGTLRKLDSDEFLKILRRPKHLFCSTHDDQQLSLYCRTCSVWLCVLCLVLEHKDHNCSGIRKQIATQKNELREMLGAVQENETKFSKTQGDLEMLVDKLNGDKYKMEELIKARVIAAIEKVKEEENRLLNELKELHSAEIQKLQEGFTKTENVLKRMTVSKSLVSQLLRYATEQEVLELQGMIKTALNSLQKEKPLNVQMANTVIDFQECWVYPKKMLGNLIITKFRPDQRLPLPGCNPAASCSKEVMAHTSQTLCDKRKYDAAGERQPPKKQRVKEEPSNSAEGISTTFPNYHLNSPTPHIESVISCAEDDGKQTESVILDTVVELIHIDSEDSNCD, encoded by the exons atgattgacctccaacaaccacaaccatcttcctttgtgcag GTTATGGCAACTGGATCAGAAGTAAGAGTTGAGGAATATTTTCAATGTTTGATTTGCAACCAGCCGGTCACTAAGCCCAAGCTTCTCCTCTGCCTTCACACCTTTTGTGAAGATTGCTTACGGAAAGAATATCGTGGGAAAGGTGTCAAATGTCCCATTTGTGAGATGGTGACCGCGGGAGACCCCACTTCCTTACAGGACAACATACTTGTGGCAAACTTACAGAGTAAAGTGAACAAGCAGCAGCAAATTCTAGCAAGTGTGGAGCTGTGCTGTGCTTCTTGTGAGGACAGTACTCCTCCAGAGTTCATGTGCCTGGAGTGTGATAAGCTCCTGTGTACAAAGTGCCTCCATACACATCAAGTGCTAATGACGGATCATAAGAAGCATGTTCAGACCTTGGGGACATTGAGGAAGTTGGATTCTGATGAGTTTTTGAAGATTCTTAGAAGACCAAAGCACCTTTTTTGCAGTACTCACGATGATCAGCAACTCAG TCTCTATTGTAGAACCTGCTCAGTCTGGTTGTGTGTCCTGTGTTTGGTGCTGGAACATAAGGACCATAACTGCAGTGGCATCAGGAAACAGATTGCCACACAGAAGAATGAGCTACGAGAGATGTTGGGTGCAGTGCAAGAGAATGAGACCAAGTTCAGCAAAACGCAGGGAGACCTGGAGATGCTCGTAGACAAGCTGAACGGTGACAAATACAAAATGGAAGAACTCATCAAAGCAAGAGTTATTGCTGCCATCGAAAAGGTTAAAGAGGAGGAGAACAGGCTACTAAATGAGCTGAAGGAACTCCACTCAGCTGAAATACAGAAGCTGCAGGAAGGTTTCACAAAGACAGAGAACGTGCTAAAAAGAATGACGGTGAGCAAAAGTCTGGTGTCCCAGTTGCTTCGCTATGCCACGGAGCAGGAGGTCTTGGAGCTGCAAGGAATGATTAAAACAGCACTCAACAGCCTCCAGAAAGAGAAGCCTCTCAATGTACAAATGGCGAACACGGTGATAGATTTTCAGGAGTGTTGGGTTTATCCAAAGAAAATGCTGGGCAATCTGATCATCACAAAAT TTCGACCAGATCAGAGGTTACCATTGCCTGGGTGCAATCCTGCTGCATCGTGTAGTAAAGAG GTTATGGCGCACACTTCTCAAACACTCTGCGACAAAAGAAAATATGATGCAGCCGGGGAAAGGCAACCCCCCAAAAAACAGCGTGTGAAAGAGGAGCCAAGTAACAGTGCAGAGGGAATTTCCACCACTTTTCCCAACTACCATTTGAACAGCCCTACCCCGCATATAGAGAGTGTTATTTCGTGTGCTGAGGACGATGGAAAGCAAACGGAATCCGTTATTCTGGACACAGTAG TGGAGCTTATACATATAGATTCCGAAGATTCCAACTGTGATTAG